The Duganella sp. BuS-21 sequence GACGTCGATCTTGGCGAACAGCGGGAAAGTCACGCCGTAGTTCTTTTCGCAGAAGGCGCCGATCTCCTCGGCCTGGCCCGGTTCCTGCGCGCCGAACTGGTTGCAGGGGAAGCCCAGCACCTCCACGCCCTTGTCCTTGAACTGCTGGTAGACCGCCTCCAGCCCCTGGTACTGTGGCGTGAAGCCGCACTTGCTGGCGGTGTTGACGATCAGCAGAACCTTGCCCTTGTACCGGGCCAGGTTGACGGGCTGGCCGGACAGGCTGTCGGCGGAGAGGTCGAAAATAGTGCTCATTAGATGATTCCCAAATGTTCGGTGCCGGCCGACAGGTCGCGGTTCTTGGCGGCCTTGCCTTCCAGCTTGATGGCGAGGCGCAGGTCGTTGACGGAGTCGGCGTTGCGCAGGGCGTCTTCGTAGGTGATCAAGTCAGCTTCATGCAGTTCGAACAG is a genomic window containing:
- a CDS encoding glutathione peroxidase, whose protein sequence is MSTIFDLSADSLSGQPVNLARYKGKVLLIVNTASKCGFTPQYQGLEAVYQQFKDKGVEVLGFPCNQFGAQEPGQAEEIGAFCEKNYGVTFPLFAKIDVNGDHAHPLFQKLKKDAPGILGTESIKWNFTKFLIRKDGTVFNRYAPATKPEELIADIEKLLAE